A single region of the Halorussus sp. MSC15.2 genome encodes:
- a CDS encoding ABC transporter ATP-binding protein, with product MATADGAATFDAETDPVLRADGLTKRFGDFVALDGVDLKVEAGEFRSVIGPNGAGKTTLFNCLSGALRPTAGAVYFRGEDVTRTAPHERVRRGMGRSFQISTVFGGLSVRENVRLAAQSVAEGEGRISLPRKLFSPTDRFGEVESRTDDVLAEIGLEGRATEYARALAHGDRRRLELGLVLATDPDLVLLDEPTAGMGSEETRDTIALVEEVLADRTLLLIEHDIDLVMNVSDSVTVLHRGQVLATGTPERIADDDDVQRAYLGGVRE from the coding sequence ATGGCGACCGCCGACGGCGCCGCGACGTTCGACGCCGAGACCGACCCCGTCCTCCGGGCGGACGGGTTGACCAAGCGGTTCGGCGACTTCGTGGCCCTCGACGGCGTGGACCTCAAAGTCGAAGCGGGGGAGTTCCGGAGCGTCATCGGACCGAACGGGGCGGGCAAGACCACGCTGTTCAACTGTCTCAGCGGGGCGCTCCGACCGACCGCCGGGGCGGTCTACTTCCGGGGCGAAGACGTGACTCGGACCGCGCCACACGAGCGCGTCCGGCGCGGAATGGGCCGGTCGTTCCAGATAAGCACCGTCTTCGGCGGCCTGTCGGTCCGGGAGAACGTCCGGTTGGCGGCCCAGTCGGTGGCCGAGGGCGAGGGCCGGATTTCGCTCCCCCGGAAGCTGTTCAGTCCGACCGACCGATTCGGGGAGGTCGAGTCCAGAACCGACGACGTGCTTGCAGAGATAGGGTTGGAAGGTCGCGCCACGGAGTACGCCAGAGCGCTGGCCCACGGCGACCGGCGGCGGCTCGAACTCGGACTGGTGCTGGCGACCGACCCCGACCTCGTGTTGCTGGACGAACCGACTGCGGGGATGGGGAGCGAGGAGACGCGAGACACGATAGCGCTCGTCGAGGAGGTGCTGGCCGACCGGACGCTGCTGCTCATCGAACACGACATCGACCTCGTGATGAACGTCTCGGACAGCGTGACGGTCCTCCACCGCGGGCAGGTGCTGGCGACCGGAACCCCCGAGCGAATCGCGGACGACGACGACGTTCAGCGGGCGTACCTCGGAGGTGTTCGGGAGTGA